The Pedobacter mucosus genome window below encodes:
- the carB gene encoding carbamoyl-phosphate synthase large subunit, protein MPKDTSIRSVLIIGSGPIIIGQACEFDYSGSQAALSLKEEGISVSIINSNPATIMTDKVIGDHVYLRPLTVDSIEIILQEHLSSSELPKIDAVLPTMGGQTALNLCVEASERGIWEKYGVKVIGVDVAAIEKTENREAFRQLMVDIGVGVAPSKIANSFLEGKEAAQEIGYPLVIRPSYTLGGSGGGFVHKKEEFDAALKRGLEASPTHEVLVEKAVLGWKEYELELLRDSNDNVIIICSIENFDPMGIHTGDSITVAPAMTLSDRCYQDMRNQAIKMMRAIGTFAGGCNVQFSVNPANDDIIAIEINPRVSRSSALASKATGYPIAKIASKLAIGYNLDEIENQITKTTSAYFEPTLDYVIVKIPRWNFDKFKGANMELGLQMKSVGEVMAIGRTFIEALQKACQSLEINRAGLGADGRQVRNIEDIMHGLEHASWNRLFLIKDAMTMGVPLESIRKVTKIDKWFLNQIQELVALEIELKRYSLNNIPQDFFMTLKQKGFSDIQIAWLLGNVTEDEVYDRRKVLGINRVYKMVDTCAAEFPAKTPYYYSTFEEENESIPSNNKKVIVLGSGPNRIGQGIEFDYSCVHGLLAAKESGIEAIMINCNPETVSTDFNMADKLYFEPVFWEHVREIIELEKPMGVIVQLGGQTALKMAEKLTAIGVKIIGTSFENMDIAEDRGRFSDLLKELDIPYPKYGVAENAEEAIIVANEVGYPVLVRPSYVLGGQGMSIVINDEDLEKAVVKLLGDLPGNRVLIDHFLDRAEEAESDSISDGDDVHIVGMMEHIEPAGIHSGDSFAVLPTFSLPESVTKSMEEYSIKIAKALNVIGLLNIQFAIKDEKVYVIEANPRASRTVPFIAKAYDVPYINIAAKIMLGVAKLKDFTITRKLKGYAIKEPVFSYDKFPEVTKELGPEMKSTGEAIRFIADLEDPYFRKLYKDKSMYLSK, encoded by the coding sequence ATGCCTAAAGACACTTCCATACGCTCAGTACTTATTATCGGTTCAGGTCCAATCATTATTGGTCAAGCCTGTGAATTTGATTACTCGGGTTCTCAAGCCGCTTTATCTTTAAAAGAAGAAGGTATTTCCGTTTCAATTATTAACTCCAATCCGGCTACAATTATGACGGATAAAGTTATTGGCGACCATGTTTACCTTCGTCCTTTAACAGTTGATTCTATTGAAATCATTTTGCAAGAACATTTATCTTCTTCAGAGTTACCAAAAATTGATGCTGTTTTACCTACAATGGGTGGTCAAACTGCTTTAAATCTTTGCGTAGAAGCGTCAGAACGGGGTATTTGGGAAAAATATGGCGTTAAAGTTATTGGTGTGGATGTAGCGGCTATCGAAAAAACAGAAAACCGCGAAGCTTTCCGCCAACTAATGGTTGATATAGGTGTAGGTGTAGCACCATCTAAAATAGCCAATTCATTTTTAGAAGGCAAGGAAGCTGCACAAGAAATCGGTTATCCTTTAGTTATTCGTCCATCGTATACCTTAGGCGGCTCAGGTGGAGGTTTTGTACATAAAAAAGAAGAATTTGATGCTGCATTAAAACGTGGTTTAGAAGCTTCTCCAACTCACGAAGTTTTAGTAGAGAAAGCGGTATTAGGCTGGAAAGAATACGAGTTAGAACTTTTAAGAGATAGCAATGATAACGTAATCATTATTTGCTCTATTGAAAATTTCGATCCAATGGGCATCCATACAGGCGATTCGATTACAGTTGCTCCGGCAATGACTTTATCAGATCGTTGTTATCAGGATATGCGTAACCAGGCGATTAAAATGATGCGTGCCATCGGTACTTTTGCAGGTGGTTGTAACGTTCAATTTTCTGTTAATCCGGCAAATGACGATATTATCGCTATTGAAATTAACCCTCGTGTTTCGCGTTCATCAGCCTTAGCAAGTAAAGCAACTGGTTACCCAATCGCTAAAATTGCATCTAAACTGGCCATTGGTTATAACTTAGATGAAATTGAAAATCAAATTACAAAAACTACTTCCGCATATTTTGAGCCTACTTTAGATTACGTTATCGTAAAGATCCCTCGTTGGAATTTCGATAAGTTTAAAGGGGCTAATATGGAATTAGGCTTGCAAATGAAATCGGTTGGTGAGGTAATGGCCATTGGTCGGACTTTTATCGAAGCGCTTCAAAAAGCTTGTCAAAGTTTAGAAATAAATCGTGCAGGTTTAGGAGCTGATGGAAGACAAGTTCGCAATATTGAAGATATTATGCACGGCTTGGAGCATGCTTCATGGAACCGTCTATTTTTAATAAAAGATGCCATGACAATGGGCGTTCCGTTGGAATCTATCCGTAAAGTAACTAAAATTGATAAATGGTTTTTAAATCAAATTCAAGAACTTGTAGCTTTAGAAATTGAATTAAAAAGATATTCTTTAAATAATATCCCACAAGATTTCTTCATGACGCTTAAGCAAAAAGGATTCTCTGATATTCAGATTGCTTGGTTGCTAGGAAACGTTACGGAGGATGAGGTTTACGATCGCCGCAAGGTTTTAGGCATCAACCGTGTTTATAAAATGGTTGATACTTGTGCTGCAGAGTTTCCTGCAAAAACACCTTATTACTACTCAACTTTTGAGGAAGAAAACGAATCCATTCCAAGTAATAATAAAAAAGTTATTGTTTTAGGTTCGGGTCCGAATCGAATTGGCCAAGGGATAGAATTTGATTATTCTTGTGTACACGGATTATTAGCTGCAAAAGAATCCGGAATCGAAGCCATCATGATTAACTGTAATCCTGAGACGGTTTCTACAGATTTTAACATGGCCGATAAATTATATTTTGAGCCAGTATTTTGGGAGCATGTTCGCGAAATTATCGAGCTTGAAAAACCAATGGGCGTAATTGTTCAATTAGGCGGACAAACAGCTTTAAAGATGGCTGAAAAACTAACGGCAATTGGCGTTAAAATTATTGGTACGTCTTTCGAAAACATGGATATCGCAGAAGATCGTGGTCGTTTCTCTGACTTATTAAAAGAATTAGATATTCCTTATCCAAAATATGGTGTAGCAGAAAATGCTGAAGAAGCAATTATTGTAGCCAATGAAGTTGGTTATCCGGTTTTAGTTCGTCCAAGCTATGTTTTAGGCGGGCAAGGGATGAGCATCGTAATTAATGATGAAGATTTAGAAAAAGCCGTAGTTAAATTGCTAGGTGATTTACCAGGAAACCGCGTGTTGATTGATCACTTTTTAGATCGGGCTGAAGAAGCTGAATCTGATTCGATTTCTGATGGTGATGATGTACATATTGTGGGCATGATGGAGCATATCGAGCCTGCAGGTATTCACTCAGGCGATTCATTTGCCGTACTACCGACTTTTAGCTTGCCAGAATCGGTAACGAAATCAATGGAAGAATATTCTATTAAAATCGCAAAAGCTTTAAATGTAATCGGCTTATTAAACATTCAGTTTGCCATTAAAGATGAAAAGGTTTATGTAATTGAAGCCAACCCAAGAGCATCTCGTACCGTTCCTTTTATTGCAAAAGCTTATGATGTTCCTTACATTAACATTGCAGCGAAAATTATGTTAGGCGTTGCTAAACTGAAAGATTTTACAATTACACGTAAGTTAAAAGGTTATGCAATTAAAGAACCTGTATTTTCTTATGATAAATTCCCAGAAGTGACAAAAGAATTAGGTCCGGAAATGAAATCTACTGGAGAAGCCATTCGTTTCATTGCAGATTTGGAAGATCCTTATTTCCGTAAGCTTTACAAAGATAAATCAATGTATTTGAGTAAATAA
- a CDS encoding MGMT family protein codes for MNTNFYEQVYEIARLIPEGRVTSYGAIAKSLGSAKSSRMVGHAMSYAFSAYPNVPAHRVVNSSGLLTGKFHFNPPELMEQLLRGEGIEVKNDKVVDFKNMFWNPMEFI; via the coding sequence ATGAATACTAACTTTTACGAACAGGTGTACGAAATTGCCCGACTAATTCCTGAAGGAAGGGTAACTTCTTACGGCGCTATCGCTAAAAGTTTAGGCTCTGCAAAATCATCGAGAATGGTTGGTCATGCTATGAGTTATGCATTTTCTGCCTATCCAAATGTGCCAGCACATCGAGTTGTTAATAGTTCTGGATTACTTACTGGAAAATTTCATTTTAATCCACCAGAATTGATGGAGCAATTACTTAGAGGAGAAGGTATTGAAGTAAAGAATGATAAGGTAGTAGATTTCAAAAACATGTTTTGGAACCCTATGGAGTTTATTTAG
- a CDS encoding AAA family ATPase, which produces MNKLIKKIAIVGPESTGKSTISILLAQHYKVSWVPEYARYYCENLVAPYTLQDEINMYYGQLALEDAILVTSEKKFIICDTTFVTVKIWSDEMLGETPQIVLDALPKRPYDFYLLMDIDLPWQDDPLRDFPDKREYFMDVWHKELKALNANYKVISGLGDERIKNAIAAVDEFLSK; this is translated from the coding sequence GTGAACAAATTAATTAAAAAAATAGCTATCGTTGGACCAGAAAGCACAGGTAAATCAACAATATCTATACTTCTTGCTCAACATTATAAGGTTTCTTGGGTTCCGGAATATGCCCGTTATTATTGCGAAAATCTCGTTGCGCCTTATACTTTACAAGATGAAATAAATATGTATTATGGTCAGCTTGCTTTGGAAGATGCCATTTTAGTTACTTCAGAAAAAAAATTTATTATTTGCGATACCACCTTTGTAACAGTGAAAATTTGGAGTGATGAAATGTTGGGCGAAACACCACAAATTGTGTTAGATGCTTTGCCTAAACGCCCTTATGATTTTTATCTATTGATGGATATAGATTTGCCTTGGCAGGATGATCCACTTCGGGATTTCCCTGATAAACGTGAGTATTTTATGGATGTTTGGCATAAAGAATTAAAGGCTTTGAATGCAAACTATAAAGTAATTAGTGGCTTAGGCGATGAGCGAATTAAAAATGCAATAGCAGCGGTTGATGAGTTTTTAAGCAAGTAA
- a CDS encoding carboxypeptidase regulatory-like domain-containing protein, which yields MKKLILILSVAVILCISLFGFKLIKLGAISGKISPANNVASVSLISGIDTVKAPINQGSFKFSDLKEGVYSISLKALPPFKDTIINKVAVKDSATTDLGEIKLLQ from the coding sequence ATGAAAAAGTTAATATTAATATTATCAGTTGCAGTAATTTTATGCATTAGCTTGTTCGGCTTTAAATTGATTAAATTAGGTGCTATATCAGGGAAAATTTCACCTGCAAACAATGTAGCTTCTGTTTCTTTAATCTCAGGGATTGATACTGTTAAAGCGCCAATTAATCAAGGTAGTTTTAAGTTCTCAGATTTGAAAGAAGGCGTTTATTCAATTTCCTTAAAAGCACTTCCACCATTTAAAGACACCATTATCAACAAGGTTGCAGTAAAAGATAGTGCAACTACGGATTTAGGCGAAATTAAATTGCTTCAATAG
- the pnuC gene encoding nicotinamide riboside transporter PnuC → MTLLALSFFQFLVDQFKQTTVLEWIAVITGFICIYLAAKENIWNWPISIISVIAYGFLFFREAMYGDMTLQIYFLFTAFYGWYFWIKKKVDVKKPISKLSLSNWIFIIIAISALSLLLGWFMAKYTNSTVPYADGFCTSVSFVAQFLLTRKILENWLLWVFVNSCYVPLFIYKHLNLSALLYVVLIIIAYKGFIDWRKTYREQIN, encoded by the coding sequence ATGACGTTGTTGGCATTATCTTTTTTTCAATTTCTAGTTGATCAATTTAAACAGACCACAGTTTTAGAATGGATTGCCGTTATTACAGGCTTTATCTGCATTTATTTAGCTGCTAAAGAGAACATCTGGAATTGGCCAATATCTATTATAAGCGTTATTGCTTATGGATTTTTATTTTTTCGGGAAGCCATGTACGGCGACATGACATTGCAAATTTATTTTTTATTTACTGCATTTTACGGTTGGTATTTCTGGATAAAAAAGAAAGTAGACGTTAAAAAACCCATATCGAAATTAAGTCTAAGCAATTGGATTTTCATTATTATTGCCATCTCAGCTTTAAGCTTATTATTGGGTTGGTTTATGGCCAAATATACTAATAGTACGGTTCCGTATGCCGATGGCTTTTGTACATCAGTGAGTTTTGTTGCTCAATTTCTCCTTACCAGAAAAATTCTTGAAAATTGGTTGCTTTGGGTATTTGTTAATAGTTGTTATGTACCGCTATTTATTTATAAACACCTCAACTTAAGCGCATTACTATATGTTGTATTAATCATTATTGCTTACAAAGGATTTATAGATTGGAGAAAAACATATCGTGAACAAATTAATTAA
- the trmB gene encoding tRNA (guanosine(46)-N7)-methyltransferase TrmB yields the protein MGKDKLRRFAEIENFANVYQLEEAKTLKGNWSKDHFKNENPVVLELACGKGEYTVNLAKLFPAKNFIGIDYKGNRIWRGAKTALEEGINNVAFLRIQIENLLDYFDLHEIDEIWITFPDPQPQDSREKKRLTFPAFLNKYKEVLSPGGKVNLKTDNDQLYTYTCEVVATLGLKVHKNTNHLYTSDLVDDVLSIKTYYEKKYLLNDKNINYIQFSFD from the coding sequence TTGGGTAAAGACAAACTTAGACGTTTTGCAGAAATAGAGAATTTCGCAAACGTATATCAATTAGAGGAAGCGAAAACGTTAAAAGGAAATTGGAGCAAGGATCATTTTAAAAATGAAAATCCGGTCGTTTTAGAACTTGCTTGTGGTAAAGGTGAATATACGGTAAACTTAGCAAAGCTATTTCCAGCAAAAAATTTTATAGGAATTGATTATAAAGGAAATCGCATTTGGCGTGGGGCTAAAACAGCTTTAGAAGAAGGAATTAACAATGTTGCTTTCTTAAGAATTCAAATAGAAAACCTATTGGATTATTTTGATTTGCATGAAATTGATGAGATTTGGATCACTTTTCCTGATCCGCAACCACAGGATAGCAGAGAGAAAAAAAGATTAACTTTTCCCGCATTTTTAAATAAATATAAAGAGGTTTTATCGCCCGGAGGAAAAGTGAACTTAAAAACAGATAACGACCAACTTTACACATATACCTGTGAAGTAGTGGCGACATTAGGCCTTAAGGTTCATAAAAACACTAATCATTTATATACTTCTGATTTAGTTGATGATGTTTTATCTATTAAAACTTATTACGAAAAAAAGTATTTGCTAAATGACAAGAACATAAATTATATTCAATTTTCATTCGATTAA